The following coding sequences are from one Dermacentor andersoni chromosome 5, qqDerAnde1_hic_scaffold, whole genome shotgun sequence window:
- the LOC126531974 gene encoding uncharacterized protein isoform X2 encodes MIRACVLLALATSAFAGYAGYGHGYGLGYGGYGLGYGLGYGGFGYGLGHSGFGYGLGYAGYAPAVAHVAHAAPAVATVAHAVPAVATYAAAPAVTKVATTYHAPAVTTVAHAPVATAVAAPVATYAAAPAFAAYHAPAVTTVAHAPVATAVAAPVATYAAAYHAPAVATYAAAPAVATTTVHHAPAVATVTHAAPAVAAYHAAPVYGYGVGTLGYGVGHYGYGHGLLGYGLNYGYGLGSPFHYGALLRKKK; translated from the exons ATG ATCCGTGCTTGCGTCCTCTTGGCTCTCGCCACCAGCGCTTTCGCTGGCTACGCCGGCTATGGCCACGGCTACGGCCTCGGCTACGGCGGCTACGGTCTTGGTTACGGTCTTGGCTATGGCGGCTTCGGCTATGGTCTTGGCCACAGCGGCTTCGGCTATGGTCTTGGCTACGCCGGCTACGCCCCAGCTGTGGCCCACGTCGCCCACGCTGCCCCAGCCGTTGCCACCGTGGCCCACGCTGTCCCGGCCGTCGCCACTTacgccgctgctccagctgtgaCCAAGGTCGCCACCACTTACCACGCCCCAGCTGTCACCACCGTTGCTCACGCCCCAGTCGCCACCGCTGTGGCTGCTCCAGTCGCTACCTACGCTGCTGCCCCAGCCTTTGCCGCCTACCACGCCCCAGCTGTGACAACTGTGGCCCACGCCCCAGTCGCCACCGCTGTCGCTGCTCCAGTGGCCACCTATGCCGCTGCCTACCACGCCCCAGCTGTGGCCACCTACGCCGCTGCCCCAGCTGTCGCCACCACCACCGTCCACCATGCCCCAGCTGTCGCCACCGTTACCCACGCTGCCCCAGCTGTCGCTGCCTACCACGCCGCCCCAGTCTACGGCTACGGTGTTGGCACCCTCGGCTACGGTGTTGGCCACTACGGTTACGGCCATGGTCTCCTCGGCTATGGCCTGAACTACGGCTACGGCCTAGGCTCTCCCTTCCACTACGGTGCTCTTCTCCGCAAGAAGAAGT AA
- the LOC126531974 gene encoding uncharacterized protein isoform X1, whose protein sequence is MTTQIRACVLLALATSAFAGYAGYGHGYGLGYGGYGLGYGLGYGGFGYGLGHSGFGYGLGYAGYAPAVAHVAHAAPAVATVAHAVPAVATYAAAPAVTKVATTYHAPAVTTVAHAPVATAVAAPVATYAAAPAFAAYHAPAVTTVAHAPVATAVAAPVATYAAAYHAPAVATYAAAPAVATTTVHHAPAVATVTHAAPAVAAYHAAPVYGYGVGTLGYGVGHYGYGHGLLGYGLNYGYGLGSPFHYGALLRKKK, encoded by the exons ATGACTACGCAGATCCGTGCTTGCGTCCTCTTGGCTCTCGCCACCAGCGCTTTCGCTGGCTACGCCGGCTATGGCCACGGCTACGGCCTCGGCTACGGCGGCTACGGTCTTGGTTACGGTCTTGGCTATGGCGGCTTCGGCTATGGTCTTGGCCACAGCGGCTTCGGCTATGGTCTTGGCTACGCCGGCTACGCCCCAGCTGTGGCCCACGTCGCCCACGCTGCCCCAGCCGTTGCCACCGTGGCCCACGCTGTCCCGGCCGTCGCCACTTacgccgctgctccagctgtgaCCAAGGTCGCCACCACTTACCACGCCCCAGCTGTCACCACCGTTGCTCACGCCCCAGTCGCCACCGCTGTGGCTGCTCCAGTCGCTACCTACGCTGCTGCCCCAGCCTTTGCCGCCTACCACGCCCCAGCTGTGACAACTGTGGCCCACGCCCCAGTCGCCACCGCTGTCGCTGCTCCAGTGGCCACCTATGCCGCTGCCTACCACGCCCCAGCTGTGGCCACCTACGCCGCTGCCCCAGCTGTCGCCACCACCACCGTCCACCATGCCCCAGCTGTCGCCACCGTTACCCACGCTGCCCCAGCTGTCGCTGCCTACCACGCCGCCCCAGTCTACGGCTACGGTGTTGGCACCCTCGGCTACGGTGTTGGCCACTACGGTTACGGCCATGGTCTCCTCGGCTATGGCCTGAACTACGGCTACGGCCTAGGCTCTCCCTTCCACTACGGTGCTCTTCTCCGCAAGAAGAAGT AA